One genomic window of Elaeis guineensis isolate ETL-2024a chromosome 2, EG11, whole genome shotgun sequence includes the following:
- the LOC105040484 gene encoding probable protein phosphatase 2C 6 isoform X1 codes for MESDPAPSAYADLLHAAGDESAATAFILGSDDSLSGASSSGEIPALPGALAVPAPPPEEEAAGAAEVEARGGRQRCVGRRGAEMWGAAATVGRRREMEDAMAVVPEFMNLRCEEVGGCSAAPGSGKISHVRFFGVYDGHGGSQVIDVVLLRLFGGIQVADYCAKRIHEVVAEEWERLNDGQGWQRRWEMAFCDGYERVDNEVIAEAVAPDIVGSTAVVVLVSGCQIISSNCGDSRAVLCRGNQAIQLTVDHKPDREDELTRIENGGGRVINWYGPRVLGVLAMSRAIGDRYMRPHIIPVPEVSFMPRSEDDECLILASDGLWDVMSNEEAGDLASRLLRRHRRNGLVDQALPSPAQAVADDLVRVAYHKNSSDNISIIVVDLKSRSRRRPRQ; via the exons ATGGAGTCCGATCCTGCTCCCAGCGCCTACGCCGATCTCCTCCACGCTGCCGGCGACGAATCTGCTGCCACCGCTTTCATCCTAGGATCCGACGACAGCCTCAGCGGCGCCTCCAGCTCCGGCGAGATCCCGGCTCTTCCCGGTGCTCTGGCGGTCCCGGCACCGCCGCCGGAAGAAGAGGCCGCCGGTGCGGCTGAGGTGGAGGCGAGGGGAGGAAGGCAGAGGTGCGTGGGGAGGAGGGGGGCGGAGATGTGGGGGGCGGCGGCGACGGTGGGGAGGCGGAGGGAGATGGAGGACGCCATGGCGGTGGTGCCGGAGTTCATGAATCTCAGGTGCGAGGAGGTGGGCGGGTGCTCGGCGGCCCCGGGTTCGGGCAAGATCTCGCACGTGCGGTTCTTCGGGGTGTACGACGGGCATGGAGGCTCCCAG GTGATTGATGTTGTTTTACTACGTTTATTTGGTGGAATCCAGGTGGCTGATTATTGTGCAAAACGGATTCATGAGGTCGTGGCAGAAGAGTGGGAGAGATTAAATGATGGACAAGGGTGGCAGAGGAGGTGGGAGATGGCATTTTGTGATGGCTATGAGAGGGTTGACAATGAGGTCATAGCAGAGGCTGTAGCCCCAGATATAGTTGGATCAACTGCTGTAGTAGTTCTCGTGTCGGGATGTCAAATTATATCTTCTAACTGTGGTGACTCGAGGGCGGTTCTTTGTCGTGGAAATCAAGCCATCCAGCTAACTGTTGATCATAAG CCTGATAGAGAGGATGAACTCACAAGGATTGAAAATGGAGGAGGAAGAGTCATAAACTGGTATGGGCCTCGGGTGTTGGGAGTTCTTGCCATGTCCAGAGCCATAG GTGATCGGTACATGAGACCTCACATAATTCCTGTACCAGAAGTCAGTTTTATGCCTCGAAGTGAAGATGATGAGTGCTTGATATTAGCAAGTGATGGACTTTGGGATGTGATGTCCAATGAAGAGGCTGGGGATTTGGCCAGTCGTCTTCTAAGGAGGCACCGCCGCAATGGATTGGTCGACCAAGCATTGCCATCTCCTGCTCAAGCTGTTGCTGATGATCTTGTTAGAGTGGCTTATCACAAGAACAGTTCCGATAACATCTCTATAATTGTAGTAGACTTAAAATCCAGGAGCAGACGTAGGCCAAGACAGTGA
- the LOC105040484 gene encoding probable protein phosphatase 2C 6 isoform X2, translated as MESDPAPSAYADLLHAAGDESAATAFILGSDDSLSGASSSGEIPALPGALAVPAPPPEEEAAGAAEVEARGGRQRCVGRRGAEMWGAAATVGRRREMEDAMAVVPEFMNLRCEEVGGCSAAPGSGKISHVRFFGVYDGHGGSQVADYCAKRIHEVVAEEWERLNDGQGWQRRWEMAFCDGYERVDNEVIAEAVAPDIVGSTAVVVLVSGCQIISSNCGDSRAVLCRGNQAIQLTVDHKPDREDELTRIENGGGRVINWYGPRVLGVLAMSRAIGDRYMRPHIIPVPEVSFMPRSEDDECLILASDGLWDVMSNEEAGDLASRLLRRHRRNGLVDQALPSPAQAVADDLVRVAYHKNSSDNISIIVVDLKSRSRRRPRQ; from the exons ATGGAGTCCGATCCTGCTCCCAGCGCCTACGCCGATCTCCTCCACGCTGCCGGCGACGAATCTGCTGCCACCGCTTTCATCCTAGGATCCGACGACAGCCTCAGCGGCGCCTCCAGCTCCGGCGAGATCCCGGCTCTTCCCGGTGCTCTGGCGGTCCCGGCACCGCCGCCGGAAGAAGAGGCCGCCGGTGCGGCTGAGGTGGAGGCGAGGGGAGGAAGGCAGAGGTGCGTGGGGAGGAGGGGGGCGGAGATGTGGGGGGCGGCGGCGACGGTGGGGAGGCGGAGGGAGATGGAGGACGCCATGGCGGTGGTGCCGGAGTTCATGAATCTCAGGTGCGAGGAGGTGGGCGGGTGCTCGGCGGCCCCGGGTTCGGGCAAGATCTCGCACGTGCGGTTCTTCGGGGTGTACGACGGGCATGGAGGCTCCCAG GTGGCTGATTATTGTGCAAAACGGATTCATGAGGTCGTGGCAGAAGAGTGGGAGAGATTAAATGATGGACAAGGGTGGCAGAGGAGGTGGGAGATGGCATTTTGTGATGGCTATGAGAGGGTTGACAATGAGGTCATAGCAGAGGCTGTAGCCCCAGATATAGTTGGATCAACTGCTGTAGTAGTTCTCGTGTCGGGATGTCAAATTATATCTTCTAACTGTGGTGACTCGAGGGCGGTTCTTTGTCGTGGAAATCAAGCCATCCAGCTAACTGTTGATCATAAG CCTGATAGAGAGGATGAACTCACAAGGATTGAAAATGGAGGAGGAAGAGTCATAAACTGGTATGGGCCTCGGGTGTTGGGAGTTCTTGCCATGTCCAGAGCCATAG GTGATCGGTACATGAGACCTCACATAATTCCTGTACCAGAAGTCAGTTTTATGCCTCGAAGTGAAGATGATGAGTGCTTGATATTAGCAAGTGATGGACTTTGGGATGTGATGTCCAATGAAGAGGCTGGGGATTTGGCCAGTCGTCTTCTAAGGAGGCACCGCCGCAATGGATTGGTCGACCAAGCATTGCCATCTCCTGCTCAAGCTGTTGCTGATGATCTTGTTAGAGTGGCTTATCACAAGAACAGTTCCGATAACATCTCTATAATTGTAGTAGACTTAAAATCCAGGAGCAGACGTAGGCCAAGACAGTGA